The Trichocoleus desertorum ATA4-8-CV12 genome includes the window CGAAATTTGGGCAAGGGGTTTGGAACGAACCTCTTTAGTCGTCGATGGGTCTAGCTCTACTTCCTGCGGAAGCATGAAGCAACTAGCCCAAGCGAAGCGACAGAAACTCCGGGCTCAACGAAGTAGCGCGGAGTAGTTCATCCAGCGATGTCAAAGAAAAGCCGCTACTCATGGCCCAAGCCCTCCAAGAACTGCCCCCAGCCATCGAGACCTGGATGGTTGGCGATACCGAGGCAGATATTGTGGCGGCTCAAACCTATGGAGTTAAGGTGATGGCTGTCCTCAGTGGCATTCGCGATCGCGCCCAGCTAGAGCGATACCAGCCTAACTTAATTGTCAACAATCTAAGTGAAGCCGTAGAAGTGATTCTGGATCAGTTTTGGCAGCAAACGGGACACATGAGCATTGCTTAGCGCAAAAAGCTGCTGATCAGCCACAGTAGCACCAAAGTAATCCAAGACGCAAAAGCATTGCCATCAATGTTGAGCGGGATTAGTTGAGCTTGTAAGAAGGGGAAAAGTTGCAAGCCTAGAACAATGCCTAAAGTAGAGCCAACCAGTGCCAGGAGGAAAACCCGGAAAAACTTATGCTCCTTGCGGTTGAGGAAGTACAAACTCACGCCAACGCCCAGTGCTATTGCTAATCCAGGGCTATACAGACTCAACCCACCCAAACCCAAAAATAAGGTAGCAGGCCACAGCACATCCGAGCGGCTGGGAGTATCTAAAACCAGAATATTCCGCAACCAAGCTGGAGCTTTAGATGCAGGTGCAGGCGTTGCCGCAGGTGGAGCGGGCACAATTTTCTCAGGAAACCGAATCCGATCGGGCACTTTGATCCGACCTTCTTGGCGCATCCGTAAGCGATCCATCAAAATCGCATCGTAGGCCGCCTCAATCATTTCTACTTGCTTGCGATCGCTGGCATGTTCTTCTACCAAGCGATTACGAGCATCTTGGATTTCATCAAACGAAGCGCTCTCATTCAACCCAAGCGTTTCGTAGGAATTGTGATCACTCATCTCAAACCTCCGAGACCCCCACTATACTCAATTATGATTGGCAATAGGAAAAATAAAATTAGCGAGCAGACAGTGCAAGCCCCGATTGCCCCCGTAGGAACTCCCTAGAAACAAGTGTAACCGCCAATCCCTATTCTCTGGCTAGAGTCCCCCCGGATAGCACTGACAAATCGTCAGTTTAACTTTATTAATAGAGACAGAGTCACTCGTAGACTTAAACAAGTAGCAAAAACATCCCCCAAAAATGTCACAAATTAAAACATGAACCCCAGAAGGCAAAAAGATCAGTTAATTTGAGGTGTCCTCATGACTGCTGATTTAGCTCAAATGATTGGCAGCCAGCCATTCCCTTTAGATAATTGTCTAAGAATGCTAGTTGCATGATCTACTGTGAGTTGATGTCAGTCCCATGTCTTGAGTAGTTCCTTAATTCCTATCCTAATTGCTCCGGTAATTTGTTCTCTGTAGATCTACAGTTTTAGTGCAAAGTTATGGCAATGGCCCCAGCCAACAAAATTCTGGTTGTTGATGATGATCCTGCGGTTCGTAATTTAATTCACCGCTTCTTGGCAAAACAAAACTACCAAATGGAATCGGCAGAAGATGGTAAGACTGCCCTCACTCTCTTTGAACAGTTTGACCCAGACTTAGTCATCCTAGATGTCAATCTGCCTGATGCAAATGGCTACAACCTTTGCCAGGAGATGCAGGGCCGAACGAATGTGTTTGTTTTAATGCTAACAAGTCGTACGGATGAAGCGGATAAAATTAGAGGCTTTTCTCAAGGAGCCGACGACTACATCACTAAACCCTTCAGTTTGGGTGAGCTAGGAGTCCGAGTCGAGGCACTTTTGCGGCGAATTCGGGAGCGCACTCCAGCAGAACAGCAGTGTCTCGTGTTTGACAAACTCATGATTGACCCTGTACGGCGCGAAGTCACGCTCAATAGCGATATTGTGCCTCTGACTGCTTTGGAATTTGACTTGCTACATTTTTTAGCCAGTCATCCGGGTCGAGTTTGGCGGCGGGCAGAACTGATCCAAGAAGTTTGGGACTATGAATATGTAGGAGACCAACGGGTTGTGGATGTCCATATTGGTCAAATTCGCAAAAAGATTGAAGTGGACACCAGCCAACCTAATCTGATTCAGACGGTGCGGGGTGTAGGCTACAAGTTTGAAGCACCATTGGCTGAAAAAGCGGGAAGCGCTTAACCTGTTGTCCAAACATGAATCAGGGTGTATCCCTCCTAATCTCTATCACCTGACATCACCCCTGCCTCTGAAGCAAACGGCTGAGGCAGTTCTTCTGGTAAGTGGAGGGTAAAACAACTACCTTGGCCCAATTCAGACTGTAGCGTAATGTCCCCTTCATGTAATTGCGCCAACTTTCTAGATAAGGCGAGACCCAGACCTGTGCCTTCGTATTTACGGTTCAACCCTGCATCTAATTGTCGAAAGGGTTGAAAGAGGAGAGCTTGATCTGCGGCTGAAATACCAATTCCTGTATCAATCACGGAAAACTGGAGCATCACGCGATCGCCCGCCTCCGTTGCTGTTAGTTCCTTCGTCACTTGCAAGGTAATAGAGCCTGCTTCGGTAAACTTGACGGCATTGGCAAGCAGATTAAATAAAATTTGCTTCAGGCGGCGGTGGTCGGCCACACAGGTACTTACATCTGGAGCGATCGCTAAGATCAACTGCAACTGCCGATTGTAGGCTCGTTCTCGAATTAGAGACAGACAAGCTTGGCAAACATCTTCAACCACCAATGTTTCTAAGACTAATTCTTCTTTTCCAGCTTCAATTTTTGACAAATCTAGCAAATCGTTAATCAGTTCCAACAGGTGCTCACCACAAGAGGCGATCCCCGTAATGTACTGTTGTTGCCTCTCATTCAAAGGACCAAAAATTTCTTTGATTAAAAGATTGGAGAACCCCAAAATTCCGGTTAAAGGTGTGCGGAGTTCATGACTCATGGTGGCAAGAAACTCGCTTTTAGCACGGTTAGCTGCCTCCGAAATCAGTTTTTCTGCCTCTAGCTCCTGAGTACGTACTTGCACCAATTGTTCTAGGCGCTCATAGCTCTGGGCATTGTAGAGAGCGATCGCGCATTGGTCAGCAATTGCTTGTACCAAAGCCACTTCATTGGGGGTCCAGGAACGTTCGCGATCGCACTGGTGTAGAGCAATTGCCCCTAAACATTCCTGTTGATAAATCAGCGGCATCATCAACAGCGATCGAATTCCAAATTGTTCTGCTAAAGCACAAGCCTCAGGCAGCGCAATTTGAGCTAGGGAATTGGCTTGCAGCAGTTGTCCCTGCAAAAAAGACTCCCGATAAGACCAAGAAATCGGACAGGTATAACCTAAAATCTCTTCTCTATGGACCGTCGCAGTGCTGACATATTGCGCCGTCATGACACCATTAGAGTCAGGTTGCACGATTAAACAACGATCGGCCTGGAGGGCTGTGTGCAATTGATCTGCCGTCGTTTGCAGCACTTCTGACAAGACCAGCGTGCCTCGCATGGCTTGCCCAATCCGATTAATCATGGCTTCGCGCTGAGCTTGCTGCTGGATCTGGGCCATTGCAGCTTGCTGCTGTCGCCGGAGGGCAAGTTCTTGCAGCGATCGCGTCAAGACAGTCGGCAAGCGAAACAAGCGCTCCTTCAGCACATAATCCGTCATGCCTGACTTGATACAGCCCACCGCCGATTCTTCGCCCAAGCTGCCTGTGACCAAAATAAACGGGATTTCTGGCTGAGCTTGTTGCCATATTGGCAGCACCTGATAGGCCGTGAAACCAGGCATGCGGTAGTCGGAGAGCAGGGCATCAAAGGGTTGAGTAGCGAGCAGATGCTGACAAGCCTCAAGAGTGTCGGCGGCCTCGTAAGTAAAAATAATTCCTGCCGATTTCAGAGTCAGGACGATCAGCTGTAGATCTGCACTCTCATCCTCCATAATTAGCAAACGCAGGGGAGAAGGCTGAGGCAAATCGGGTTGAGGCATCGCTTGAGCACAGTCGAGCATACAGCCGCAGAAAGGTAAAATCGCAACGGGGTTAAACTACCATCAGTTTAGTAACAATCAGACCTGTTTTAGCGCGATCGGGATATCTGTATTACTGATGCTTAATTATTTTTCTATGTCCAGTTCTAACGAAAACCAGCGGTGGTTCATTAAAACTGTTGCAGTTAGCAATAAAAATTTAGTTTAAGTAGAAAGGCACAGGTACACGTGCCTCCTACTTCAGGGTGAGTTGCCATAGAGGGTGGCATTGGTAGTGATGAGTTGCGGAACTCATCCAAGAAATTATTAGGACTGGAGTCATATCTTTGCAGCCTCGACCTGGGCTATTTAAATTTGGCGATCGCAGCTTAAGCTTGACTCTCATTGCGATTCCGCATCTGCCAAGCAAGTTCTAGCATTTGGTACCAGCGCTTCTGAACTTGTTTGAGGGTGCACTTGAGCGCTTGGGCGATCGCTTGATCATTAGCTTGCTCACGCTTGAATTGCAGAAGCTGCCGCTGCTCAGCCGAGAGTTGTGCCATAAATGCTTCCCACTGTTGCGAAGACAAGCCCAAGTTAGCATCCAGATCAGCGCCTAACCACTGGTGTACCAATTGCCAGTTATTAGAACGGGAGAACTTCTCTAGATGATACTTAAAGCGCTGTTGCAGGTAATCGCGTTGACGCGGAGAAAGCCCTAGCACCTCATCAATTTCGGGCACGGACATATCTTGCAACTTCAGGACTAAATAATCCACACAATCTGATTGACCTTGAGCATCCAAGTACTCGACCAACTCAGCAATGACGCGATCGCGTAACACCGCTTCTGAGGGGTCTACGGTATCTGCCACCATTTGCTCGCGCACCTGATGCATCGCAGCTGAACGACTATGGGCTTCAGCTTCTTCGCTCTTCGCCGACTCCACTGCCATCTCAATGTCGAGGGCCGTTTCGGGGGGTTGGCGCTTAGCAAAGCCTTGCGCCCGCAGCACAACCAGTTGTTGATTGCGCCGACCCGGAAGCGTGATCCGTCGCTTGGCATACTGCTCACTGAACGCCATATACTCGGCTAGTTCTAGCTGTGTCCGGGGAGTATAGTCTGCTGGCAACTCGTTTTCCCGGCGAAACGCTTTGAGCGATTCAATGTAAAACTGTTGGAGAAAATCTTCAATCAAGTTGTAGCGGGCTTGAAAGCCTAACTGAGTTCTAGCCGCAGCCACATGGCGATACACCATCGCGCTCAGCGTCCCGTGCAGCTCTACCCGACCCTGCCGAGAGCCTAAGCGGTAGTAAGAAAGGCACTTACGCAGACGATGTTGAGCTAGAGCCACCTGCCAAGACTGCACCCGACCCGAAGTTTGGATGCGATCGCTCTTTTGGCAAATGCGTTCTGCCTCACGCACAATCCGATCCACTACCGCTTGAGCAGTCGCGCTAGCCGTCTTAATTTCTGGTCGCAGTTCTTTCAGCAGCAGGTGAGACAAGCTTTGAGTATCCATACCACCCAAAGCATCAGACTCAGCTTGGAAGCCGTTAGAATCGGCATGGAAATGAGAGTTAGTGAATTTTTCTGAAGCGTAATAAGTTCTAGATGCAGGTTGGCTGAAGGGGCTGAAGGAGTTTGTAGATTCGGCGTTCATGGTATTTGACCCTGGTGATGCACAGCAGCGAAATGTAGCCCAACCTTTGAGAGCAACTGGGGATAGCTTCTAGGTAGCTTGTGTCCCGATCGCGTCTCAACGTTGTCTACACCTTGACTTTAAGAAGTCACAGTGAGTCGTAGATAGATGAATGTGTCACTCTTTCAAGTAACTGCTTGCTGTCTTGCACCCTGATATAGCAGCGGTCGTCTAGTCCATGCGTGCGAGCCCTGATTCCATCAGCAACAGAGGGATTTTGAGCTGTGGCGATCGCCTTGGATGATGAAGAGTGTCATCTACTACATCCAGTGGACAATTCGTTAACTGGTTTGCCGAAGCTGAGGGAAAACTCTAACTCACTTCCGCTGCCCAAGCAGTTACCGCTTCCCATCCCAGACCTTTACGCACTAAGATTGGTTCCTCTGATGTCAAATCTAAAATGCTGGAAACCTGGTACCCTGGTTCCGACCCATCATCGACAATGACATCAACCAACTTGTCGAGTTGATCA containing:
- a CDS encoding GAF domain-containing protein, which codes for MLDCAQAMPQPDLPQPSPLRLLIMEDESADLQLIVLTLKSAGIIFTYEAADTLEACQHLLATQPFDALLSDYRMPGFTAYQVLPIWQQAQPEIPFILVTGSLGEESAVGCIKSGMTDYVLKERLFRLPTVLTRSLQELALRRQQQAAMAQIQQQAQREAMINRIGQAMRGTLVLSEVLQTTADQLHTALQADRCLIVQPDSNGVMTAQYVSTATVHREEILGYTCPISWSYRESFLQGQLLQANSLAQIALPEACALAEQFGIRSLLMMPLIYQQECLGAIALHQCDRERSWTPNEVALVQAIADQCAIALYNAQSYERLEQLVQVRTQELEAEKLISEAANRAKSEFLATMSHELRTPLTGILGFSNLLIKEIFGPLNERQQQYITGIASCGEHLLELINDLLDLSKIEAGKEELVLETLVVEDVCQACLSLIRERAYNRQLQLILAIAPDVSTCVADHRRLKQILFNLLANAVKFTEAGSITLQVTKELTATEAGDRVMLQFSVIDTGIGISAADQALLFQPFRQLDAGLNRKYEGTGLGLALSRKLAQLHEGDITLQSELGQGSCFTLHLPEELPQPFASEAGVMSGDRD
- a CDS encoding CPP1-like family protein, whose protein sequence is MSDHNSYETLGLNESASFDEIQDARNRLVEEHASDRKQVEMIEAAYDAILMDRLRMRQEGRIKVPDRIRFPEKIVPAPPAATPAPASKAPAWLRNILVLDTPSRSDVLWPATLFLGLGGLSLYSPGLAIALGVGVSLYFLNRKEHKFFRVFLLALVGSTLGIVLGLQLFPFLQAQLIPLNIDGNAFASWITLVLLWLISSFLR
- a CDS encoding HAD hydrolase-like protein, with amino-acid sequence MAQALQELPPAIETWMVGDTEADIVAAQTYGVKVMAVLSGIRDRAQLERYQPNLIVNNLSEAVEVILDQFWQQTGHMSIA
- a CDS encoding response regulator transcription factor, producing MAPANKILVVDDDPAVRNLIHRFLAKQNYQMESAEDGKTALTLFEQFDPDLVILDVNLPDANGYNLCQEMQGRTNVFVLMLTSRTDEADKIRGFSQGADDYITKPFSLGELGVRVEALLRRIRERTPAEQQCLVFDKLMIDPVRREVTLNSDIVPLTALEFDLLHFLASHPGRVWRRAELIQEVWDYEYVGDQRVVDVHIGQIRKKIEVDTSQPNLIQTVRGVGYKFEAPLAEKAGSA
- a CDS encoding HetZ-related protein, which produces MNAESTNSFSPFSQPASRTYYASEKFTNSHFHADSNGFQAESDALGGMDTQSLSHLLLKELRPEIKTASATAQAVVDRIVREAERICQKSDRIQTSGRVQSWQVALAQHRLRKCLSYYRLGSRQGRVELHGTLSAMVYRHVAAARTQLGFQARYNLIEDFLQQFYIESLKAFRRENELPADYTPRTQLELAEYMAFSEQYAKRRITLPGRRNQQLVVLRAQGFAKRQPPETALDIEMAVESAKSEEAEAHSRSAAMHQVREQMVADTVDPSEAVLRDRVIAELVEYLDAQGQSDCVDYLVLKLQDMSVPEIDEVLGLSPRQRDYLQQRFKYHLEKFSRSNNWQLVHQWLGADLDANLGLSSQQWEAFMAQLSAEQRQLLQFKREQANDQAIAQALKCTLKQVQKRWYQMLELAWQMRNRNESQA